One stretch of Manis pentadactyla isolate mManPen7 chromosome 10, mManPen7.hap1, whole genome shotgun sequence DNA includes these proteins:
- the GPR146 gene encoding probable G-protein coupled receptor 146, producing the protein MWSCSLLNGTAGGEGQQLCQHLHLVLSAFSLLYLAVGVPVGLGCNALLVLANLHEQSSMTMPDVYFVNMAMAGLVLSILAPVHLLGPTASAWALWGFSSEAHITVLVLFNVASLVTMYSTALLSLDCYIERALPRTYMSSVYNTRHVCGFIWGGALLTSFSSLLFYICSHVAARIAECSKMQDTEAADAIMVFIGYLVPTVAMLYALVLISRIQKEDTPLDQDAGRLDPSVHRLLVATVCTQFGLWTPHYLTLLGHTILTSRGKPIDGHALGALLFAKDLSRLLAFSSSSAMPLLYRHINREFPSKLRRLVKKMHCRHQSCPPNQAALQQVMA; encoded by the coding sequence ATGTGGAGCTGCAGCCTGCTCAATGGCACAGCTGGGGGTGAGGGCCAGCAACTCTGCCAGCACCTCCATCTGGTCCTGTCCGCCTTCTCCCTGCTCTATCTGGCTGTTGGTGTCCCGGTTGGCTTGGGCTGCAACGCCCTGCTGGTCCTGGCAAACCTGCATGAACAGAGCAGCATGACCATGCCCGACGTCTACTTTGTGAACATGGCCATGGCAGGCCTGGTTCTCAGCATCCTGGCACCCGTGCACCTGCTGGGCCCCACAGCCTCTGCATGGGCCCTGTGGGGCTTTAGCAGCGAGGCCCACATCACAGTGCTGGTGCTGTTCAATGTGGCCTCCCTGGTGACCATGTACTCCACGGCCCTGCTCAGCCTGGACTGCTACATTGAGCGTGCTCTGCCACGCACCTACATGTCCAGCGTCTACAACACCAGGCATGTGTGCGGCTTCATCTGGGGTGGGGCCCTGCTCACCAGCTTCTCCTCCCTGCTCTTCTACATCTGCAGCCATGTTGCCGCCAGGATTGCCGAATGTTCCAAGATGCAGGACACGGAGGCTGCAGATGCCATCATGGTGTTCATCGGGTACCTAGTGCCCACCGTGGCCATGCTCTATGCTCTCGTGCTCATCTCTCGGATCCAGAAGGAGGACACGCCCCTCGACCAGGATGCAGGGAGGCTGGACCCCTCAGTGCACAGGCTTCTGGTGGCCACAGTGTGCACGCAGTTTGGGCTCTGGACACCTCACTACCTGACTCTCCTGGGGCACACGATCCTCACCTCGAGGGGGAAGCCCATTGATGGGCATGCCTTGGGGGCACTGCTCTTCGCTAAGGACTTGTCCCGACTCCTGGCCTTTTCCAGCAGCTCTGCAATGCCACTGCTCTACCGCCACATCAACAGGGAATTCCCTAGCAAACTCCGGCGGCTGGTGAAGAAAATGCACTGTAGGCACCAAAGCTGCCCCCCTAACCAGGCAGCACTACAGCAGGTGATGGCATAG